The Lycium barbarum isolate Lr01 chromosome 4, ASM1917538v2, whole genome shotgun sequence nucleotide sequence TCTGTTTGCGattcaagaagcttgactagttaatttaaatttttggaggtcaaaaattgggtgtcaacactcttATTATTTGATATTTTTGATAAAGCTGAGAGAACAAGTTAAAGAGTATGTGATCGTGTGGAAGAAGGTAAAAACAGATGGGGGTTGAGGgcatgggcggagccaccttaGGCGAAGGGTGGTCAGGTGCACACCTTTCGCTGGAAAATTACACAGTATACATAGGTTAAATGTTCACTATTATGAGTATATATTCGATTTTGCACACCCTTAATGAGAAGAAAATTTACACACTCTTCGCCTACTTCCTGACTCCGCCACTGGTTGAGGGTTTACTCCCCTCCCCATTTATAGCACAAGAATTTACTTTAAACTAGGTAACTAAATCAATTGCAGATAAAGATCCTCGAAATCACGGGATTGGCAACTGTCATTGCGTCGTGCGAGTGAAATCCGCAACGGATCGGATTTCCCGCAATGTTGCCAACTGCAGGTGTGCTCCTCGGGAATCGTTGGGTCCAAACGTATCTATCCGGTTTAGCCGAGCTCTACTATTTGTTGCTCCTTTATCCGAACAAATCGTTCATCCTTAGGTCGGGGCTACCGACCCCGGTTTTAACCGTATACAATATGATTGGTTGGAAAGCATATGTGTGTTGGGAGGGGAGGGAGGTGATTAACTGGTGACGACTTCAACTTTAAAACACTGAGTATGCATGATTCAGATATTAATTATGAAGGGGTTATTATTTATGCGGTAAAGATTGTATAAGGAATTGTTACGTGGAAGTTGTTTGCTTTAAGGATCTTTTTTCCGTTTTAGTAACTCTTATTCATTGGCTGCTAACAAGTATAAATCGTTAAATGTCCTCTCAACGTTtagtcggattaattatgacgcactcaATCTTTACgggtgacctattacccccctgatTATTTTTTAAACGGAATTATTATCCCCCTAAAATGCTGCCACCAGATCTGTATTTGAGTGGTGAAATACACGCATCGTACACGTGTATTTTACcagttaaatatttttttttaaaaaaaatcatcttctttttgtttcttttcctaaTCTATCTTCTTCCACCATCCACCACACCAAAAATCACCATTAAAAGACTTGACCAAAGAAATTAACTTTTCTATTTATCTTGAGCACTAAACAACCTTTGATTTTTTATTTCCCTTTATCTTCACCAATGATCTCTTTCTTCGATCTTTCAATTTTGCCATGCTCTATAGTCCAAAAAATTAATCCGAAAGGAAAATTGAAAGATCGAAGTTGAGCATAGCAAAATTGGGTTTTGAATTAATTTGTAGTGGAATGAAAATTGGATTTCCATTCAGTTTTGAAATTTGCGTTTTCAAAATTGGGTTTTCAAAGATCAAAGGTCGAAGTTGATTTTTTGGACTATAGAGCATGGCCAATGCTCAAAAATCACCTCTTCTTTCaatttttcttgatttggattTTGAATTAATTTGTAATGGAATGAAATTACTAATTGGGTCTCTTGATATTTCATTtactcatcttttttttttcaaaaaatgattTGTGATTAATGAAAATTAGTTTGAAAGTTGTGAAACTCGATGGGGAACAAAAGacccaaaaaaaaacaaatcgCCGGAAATTGCATACTTTCAGTGAGGGGAAGTGTGTGTAACAAATAATAAGAAAGGGataaaagataaagaaaaaaaggaaaataataagaaatatttttatttgcttCTCACCTCTCATCTCTCAAAGATGAGAGAGTGAACTACACTCTCTATGCCACGTCATCATCTAGGATGAAATTAATTCACTTTAAAATTGTCCAGAGGGGTAATAGGTCGCTCGTAAAGGTTGAGTGCGTCATAATTAAACCAGCCAAACATTGAGGGGCATTTGACGATTTTCTCTATTTTTATTCGTCCTTTATTTTACATAAAATAATAGGTAAATTTTCATATAAGTTATGCAGTCATGCAGCGTTCAGCAAAACCAGCTAAATATTATATTAAGTTACGTGACGATTACTTTTTTCATACGCAACCTACCAACCATTTTATAACCTGTACAAACTTTTATGTTGGAGATTATTTTTGGTAATGTGGTAAACTAAATGACTCCTGAATATCCCGAACAAACCGAGCAAAAGTTATATAATAAGTAATTAATAAATGAAAAGAGGAAAAGTAGGATtggggagtttttttttttttggggggagggggtggggggCACGTATATTACAAAAGTGGAAGCCCCACAGGCCACAAAGAAATCAAAAGCTTTTGTAGATGAAGTCATGCCTATATATGAAATaaagagcttgtttggatgggcttaaaaaagcagcttataagttgttctagataagctaagtcaaacgggctcaattaattttttgagcttattttaagcacaaaatagctTTAAGCTAGCCAGCTaaaaactcaaaaaaactgaaaacaacttataagcaacttataagccaatccaaacgggctctaaagaattaggggtcgtttggttggaaacaagttatcccaggataacTTATCCTGCGATTAGTTATCCTGGGATTAGTTATTTCACCCTCTCACAGTAATAAAATAACACTATAATTTCGGGATAACTAATCTCGAAATTAGTTATATTGTgattttattccaaccaaacgagcccttactGTATAATATAACAACAGTATTAGAGTGCAAGAGGAGGTAGGTAGGTGTAGCTTTCCTAGTTTTAGGCAacttgatttttctttctttaccAGTTCATGAACAATAAGTTTTATAAAAGCAATAAAGCGTAAAAATAAAAGTATAATAAAATATTGGAACTTGAATATTCAAGCATCGAAATTTCATGTCTTTTTCATCATTACTATTCTATCCGTCAGATTGTTGCTTTCATTTATCAAGCATGGCTTACCCAACTATGGAATTATAAGATCAGACAAAAACTTACATATTGTTTAAAGGGAGAAGGGTTAAAAATACCCCTCAATTTTGGAAAAAGAGCTAACAATAACTTCCGaacttattttgaatcaaaaaTACCTCTTTcgtccttaaagttttcaaatacaCCCCTGTCTTGACtgaaattatcccccaaaataacccgaaatcattttttaaactcGTTCCATCATTTAGACCCAactcaactaaataataacccataaaattcccttattcccccaattccCTTAAACTTCATACCTACgtattgggggaataaggggatcttatgagttattatttagtcgggtcgggtttaaatgatggagctggtttaaaaaataatttcgggTTATTTTGAGAGATAATTTTCGTCatgataggggtatatttgaaaactttaaggacggAAGAGATATTTTTGATCCAAAATAAGTTCGGAAaatatttttagccttttttcGAAAGTAGAAtaatatttttgacccttttcccttttttaaatatataaaaataaccaAAGAACTTTAAAGAAAGATTCTGTACAATTCTGCCTGTTTCGGAGCCTAAAGTATTACGTATACATAATTAAGGAGAAAGGGtggttttcctttttgtttttttttttttttgttttttttttggcggTTAGAAAAAGAGGTGAATAAGGGGAACCGTACGTGTCTCAGTCGATGGAATAGGAAACACTCAAAATTATTAATCAAATACTCCTATTACTTTGTCAACTTTTAGGAAGTGACAAGTGATAGGGCGGCTGTAAGGTAGGGCAACCTTTGCCTTAGGCCCCAATTATTAAGGGCCCCAAAAAATAgaaattattatattattatttatataatttatatatttgttatattaataagaaatttcaacaacaacatactcaatgaatcccacaatgtgggatctggggaggatagagtgtactcagatcttacccctaccttaggtagggaggctgtttccggaagaccctcggctcaagaaaaggcatAGGAAAGATTAGATACGGGCAAAAaattcaaagcaattatgaaaatgaaaaaaacgaaagtgaataagccatgataaaccattctgtgcaaacagatactcgcagaaatcaagggaCAAGAAACTAAAGATCAATACAGTTACTcgcaagaaaggataaacgcgactacctacaaGCCTTCTACCctgatctgagtcctccataccttcctatctaaggtcatatcctcggtaagctggagaTGCGTCATGTcctatctaatcacctctccctaatacttcttcggcctacatctacctcttctgaaatcgTCCATAGCCAGCCTCttgcacctccgcactggggcatttgcgtctctccgcatcacatgcccaaaccatctcagcttcgcttcccgcatcttgtcctccattgAGTCTACTCCTACTTTGTCTCGGATAatttcattcctaatcctatcgctcctagtgttcccacacatccatcgcaacattctcattttcgccactttcatcttctgaacgtgagacttcttgactggccaacactccgccccatacaacatagtcagtctaaccaccactttgtagaacttgcctttaagctttggtggcaccttcttgtcgcacaacactccggaggcaagcctccatttcatccaccctgcaccaatacgatgtgtgacgtcatcattaATCTCcctatttccttgtataatagacccaagatacttgaaactatctatcTTCTGTATGAcatgggtgccaagcttcacttccatgtcagcctcatgcactacatcactgaacttgcactccaagtactctgtcttggtcctactcaacttgaaccctttagactctaggGTTTgtctccaagcatctccatagaacctctcttgacactttgtcgtatgccttttctaggtcgatgaacaccatgtgcaagtccctcttcctctccctatactgctccaccagtctccgtacaagatgaatagcttctgtaGTAGAGCGCctcggcatgaatccgaactggttctctgaaatagacacgtctCTCCGCACCCTCATCTTCACCACCCTTTTCCACACTTTTATAGTGTGGCTTAGCAATttcaaattttaatattttttaattgAATCGAGGTTGCACAGTTTAACGAGTACATAATGATAAATTTTTTCCTCATTAAATTAAATAGTTTTTTCTGCTTCCTCATCAattcttatttttctttctctATGTACTCTTGTTTTTCATGTTTTTGACGATGTCACTTTCTAATTTCATCTTAGTTCCTTTGAATTAGTTATTTCTTTTTGTTAATATTGGATTGATTCATACATGATCAGAAACACAAGTTATTTTATGTTGCATATTTTAACTAAGAATCTCCTAGCGCAAGTGAAGTAAAGTTCGAAATTGGTAAATCATGCTCACCCATTTGTTCTTTTCCACTTAAATATGATGCGTTTGTATGTGAGAGAGTTTGAAAACGTGACGTATGCCTAACCATACACCACACTTTGTGTTCTTGCAACTAGATCGAGGTCATGTAGACTTCTTTCTCATCTAATTATTATATGAATTTATTTAAAAAGTTTAAGACCTTTTAATATATTTTGGCTTTAGGCCACAAATTCGCTGAGTCACCCCCGGTGATAAATGTGCTATTTAATTTCTTCTCAATATTTACTAAATTCAAAAAAGAAAATAGTAAAGTGGAAGCAAGCACCATATGGTGGATGAAGTTGATGCATTGGAAGGGCGTGTATCTCTACAAACTGTGAGTGAGCTCATTGATCAACATAACATGCATTTCGAGCTCGGTGGTAATTAAAATTTCAACTAATATCAGTTTTAACCTTAATTTAAAAGTATAATAAATTTCATATTCATAATTTTGAATACTAAATTAATTAGTTTCAAATCTCGAATTCACTTCTTGTACAAGTTGGAGGCAAAGTTTTACAACTTTTTGACTAAAATGTGATAACCAAACCTTGCTCTAAAGAAAATTTTGCTGTGGGGCACAAAAAACATTAGGTTGTGATCTGTTCCTATTTCTTTTCTTTAAAAAGGAATATCTTTTAAAAGATTTGATAAAATAATAATGCATTACACTATTCACTTTGAATGATTGAGTGCTGGAAGGTGTGGCACTTTGGTGGGTACTTTTTGATAGATTCAATTGTAGATTCTTTTTTGAGGTTGTGCTGTTGTAAAAGATTCTCCTAATATAAGAACAGAAAGTGGGACCTATATACTAGGCCAATGAGTAAGTGCCACATAGGATTCCACATACGTCCATTAGCAAATTTGGAGGGGTTATGCGTTGTGGGAGCAGTGTTTAAAGTATCAGTAGTGGGTGGTGGTTGTGTTTTTCCTATTGTCATCATTCATCACTTATAGAGACCTATTAATCTTTTCTTCCATATTATTTAATTTTGGTTTCCCTTTTACCCTAAATGGGAAAAGATCTTTGCACTTAGTTCTTTCCTTCATGTACCCTTTTGAGTATATAACGACGGGTAAGATGTTTTTGTGTTGCACACAAAGCTTCTAATTAACTTGTGCCTACAAAACCAGAGGCGGAGGCAGATGGGAGCAACTGGGTTCATCCGAATCCCTTTCAGAGAAAATTTACACTATATATTTAAGGTTAAAATtatcttttgtgtgtatatatagtagatgttgaatctcTTGACTTTTTCGTGTTTTTACTACTTCATATTTTGAATCTCTTTAGTGAAAATTCTAACTCCGCCACTGCATAAAAATTCGAACAGATCCAATGGGCAAACTATGAGTTCATATGAACTCATTAGCTTTGACTTATGCTTTATATACGTGCTGAAAAACTCATTAAAGTAATATGTATAATATTTTAAACTTAATTATATGATAAAATTTCGAGTTCGAACCGAAATTCCGAAATCGCCTCTATCAACTAACATTTTACTAACGAAAGTAGGCGATTTCCTTCCACCCTTATTAGTCCTCTTAAATAGTGGGAGGTGGTCACATTATTTGTTTCCACTGTCTCCACAAAAGATGTGGACACTTTTTAATTGAAAACGTGCCTCACAAGCTGATAAGATATTCAGTGTTCTCGTTTTCAACTAGTGCGGGATCAGGTTCTGTTGTATTGAAAAATAAAAACCCTTTTATCAACTTAGTATAATACATAAAATTTTACAACCAAAAGATACTAGTCAGACTGAAGCCGAGCCAGAATATCTCATATTCTAGTTTCCGTTTAGGAGATTACAGTGATTGTTATGTAAACTTAGGGTGTTTTGTTATGGGATGAACATATTTTTtagaaatatattttttaattttttcatgtttaattgatcaaaatatttttaaagaatattttatctaaaaaataagtttcttaaaaattATGAAACGACTTTCCTATATAAATAGGGAAAACATGAACATATTTTTTTTATAGAAatatgtttttaaattttttcatgtttgattgattaaaatatttttaaagaatattttatctaaaaaataagtttcttaaaaattATGAAACGACTTTCCTATATAAATTGGGAAAACATGAACATATTTTTtagaaatatattttttaattttttcatgtttgattgatcaaaatatttttaaagaaTACTTTATCTAAAaaataagtttcttaaaaattATGAAATGACTTTCCTATATAAATAAGAAAACAAGTTTCATAAGCGATATTTTATGCTAATTGTCTTCCCCATCCCCACCCCTCTCCCCTAACACCTTAGAGACAATGACGAAAGTAATGACTTGTGCCCTGTAATGTTTGTCTACATTATTTAAAAATGCTCTTGAGAtggtattttctgtttacttcctaaacattaaacaaacactaattttaaataaaaatattaaacaCACCATTGGAGTTTGGAAAGTCTCAATCACGAAAGCCGACAAACCAGTAAAAGAACATTATTATGAGATGGAATTGAATCAGTTACTTTCAACTGAGATGAATGCTTgttattaattttatttaaataaTTCCAACAAAGACTACCGTAATCATCAAGACACGTAATATACTGGAATTGGTGAGAACTTTTCACACAAGTTTAAATTTGATTCTCACGCGAAGTGAGAAATATGAGATATGCTACCTTCATCAAGGTCTCTTTTAATTTGGGTGTCAACAACCACACTGACAGCTTCCAACATGAGTGAAGCATGACCGGCATTTGATATTCATGACATAAAATTAACTACCGTCTTAAAATTCTTGTTATGCCCATCCCTATGACGAAAGCATAATTTAAGTCCTTTCGATGTTACAACGAGTGATATCTTATCAGTTTTTTCCTTGCTATGAACCTCGATAATCAAAGAAGACTTAAAAATTGCGGtgtttttctagaaaaatatttgTTGAGAAAGTCATCTTTTTTGTGTATAATTACCAAATAATATGTCCAAGGTAAAAAATTTGTATCAAGAGGAAGAAAATGATGGTGCTCACTTTTGGACGGAAGCCAATTTTAACCTCGTTTTACTTGCCCTAGGTAACACTCTGAATTACTATGTTTTAATTTTCAGAATTTTCATTAGAACACTCTCTGATTTGTTAAATTTCTTATTTATAATCTTTACTAATAATTTAATGCAAATTGCGGAGTGCATAAGTCATTGAACCAGTCTCCTGCGATCAGGGATGGATCTAGTCATTGCCCAGAGTATTCACCCGAACACCCTAAGCAAAAAATTACAATATATATTTAGGTAAATTATTtgtgttcatgtacatatattaacttttgaacaccctgaacaaatgcaaaagaCTAGCTCAAGTGGTTCAgttatttttccgaacaccctgagtgaaaatcctggatccgccactacTCGCGATTGATATtacactctttttttttaaatatataacaATAATATTATTCTTCATATAAGTGTATCTCAACGAATATATTTTCCATCTCACAAGCACAAAAACCTATTTGCAAATACAAACCTTATTGGCAATATCTAAATAACTTCTCTTGATCAAAATGATTTCTGTTAAAACTAATTCTAAACCAAATCCAGACGGACCTTAATATCTACATCTAATTAAGTTGAATCACCTACTCCTAATTAATAGAACTAATTAAATATACAGTAAATTATCAGACTTTTATACAAGTAAATCCAAGCTACAGAAAAAGAAACTGAAATTGCTGACTGACTAGTAGATACATCATTCAAGTTTCACCATAGAGAGAAAGAGTAGTAAGATATCTCAGTGTTATGTCTGGCGGTTCATCATCAATTCTCTGTgttttctttgtttgttcttgaGATCGACTATCCAAAACACATGCATGAGTGTTGAGTTGACAGAACCTGAATAGTGTCTCGTACAATATATGATGACGACATGTTCATATATTATTAATATTCATAAACTTCTTCCTATAAATATCACATTTGTCAGATTCTCCACTAAAGAAAGATACACAGCCATGAAAGGAATAGAGAACAGCTCCGACATGAAAATTGGACAAAAATAAACATAGGAAGTCTTTTCATAAAAAGATGAAATAGTAAATAAGTCCGGTAGATCATCGTTTAGGTACGTATCACAAATTTGAGATATTTTGTTATTTTCCTTAATTCTTTGTATATGGACAGTCTTTGAATAAATTAACCTCAGAAGTCACAAATTAATCCACGTCCTTTTCTTATCCTTTTTCTCTCTTCCTTTCCTTTTCTTagttttttaattaaataaagtAATCCTCCTACGTTATACTTTATTCGTCCATTTATTGTTTGATTGCTTTGAAATTGTTGATATGTTCGATTGAGAAGATTTTCAATTGTAGTTTATAGTGAAGTAATACTGAATTTCTTGAGATTATGATAAGCAACATTTGATATTTTAGCTTACTACTTTTCTTCCTCAAACGACACAAACTCAAGCAAAGGTTACTTTCAAAATCCAACTTCTCAAGATTCTGATTCCGCAAACTACAAATGTATTTCTCCTTATTTTAATGTAGAGGTGGGAATTTCTTCCTCATACCaaagaaatttaaattttttgtagcTAAGTAATACACGTGAAAAGACGTTTTTCACACAATGACATCAACATTAACAGGACCCGTAGAATCTTTTAAAGCAGTGCATTTATGTCAAAATGGCGATTCCCTATTTCATTTTCAAGAGTTCTTTTTTTCCCGTGTTTGGTATTCTAATTAAAATCTGATTAATTTGAATCTGTGTCTTACATTGCCAATTACAAGAGAAAGCCTTCTCTATCATAATATTTATTATCCTTGAGAGCTCGAATCCAAAATCTTTAATcgatgaaaatgaaaaaaaaaaaattactcattCCACCCCATTCCTTTAGTTCATTTTGAGGACTTCACATCTTTGAAACAACACATTACACTTGGATAACTTTTCGAAATACTTAAAGGCTAAAAGCACCAAAGCCAACCAAAGCAACTGCTTTACTTTTCTTTGTTctgctctttctttcttttcttgcccACCAATAATTTTTGAAGGTTCCCTTTattttttcttccttcttcccACTCTGCATCATTCAATTCTGTCAAGATTCATTTGGGCTTttattcttctttctttttcacacTTTTCTTTCCTATGCTTAGGGAATATCGTACTTTGAACCCTTTTTCCAGCAATTAAGTGTGGCTTAAGCAATACAATTAACCAGGattaagaaatataatttgtcATTCTTCTTTGCTTTCCAGCAAATGATTTACGTTACTACTTGAAAAGTCTAAAAATTTCGTCTCGACGGGTATTAATCGCATTGAATTAGTCCAAACCTTAAGACTCTCAGAGCCAGCTAGTACATTCTAATTTGACCTTCACTATTAATTCCTGTTAGACATGTAAATAAAAATTCTAAAACCTTCTTCTTCCACAATAATTTGACTTTTTTTGTAAATATCAAAAGCAATCTGACTATATAATAACTGCTACTTTCTACAATAAATTAAACAGAGTTTGAATCTGAGATTAAAAACCTGATCAGATAAAATTTGTTATTTATGAAATGTATAAAAAAAGAACATGGCCAGATTTTCGGTTTTTCTACTAAAAAGATTCAAAGAAAGAATGAAGATTTCAAGCTAAAACACTAATCAAATGATCTTGTACTTATGAAACACTTTGAATATATCAGTAGAAAAGTaccaacccccccccccaaaccccacgtggggggggggggggggcgggggggaTGATTACAAAGGAAACTGCAATTAATACATAAGTGAATCCTCAAGCAAAATCAATAAGTTATCAGTCAaaataagaaaacaaaaagaagaaagtAACGTTAATCCCAAAGTTATGGTAAGTGATTTAATATTTTGGTAGTAATTAACAGTTGTACCTTGTAAGTTAAACAATTCAAGAATATTCTTCCTCAATGGTAGGGATATTCAAAgcaaataagacctaaattggaAATAGTATTTAATAGCTGCCCCATTTAGTCATTTTGACAATTCAATTAGTTTGAGGAAAAGTAAATACCAAAGTCCCAAATAAGGTAAGataaaaaataagagaaagaaGCAACACAACATTTTTTTAATCTTTAAAATACAGATATTATATAATACTTCATACTGCACGAAAAATATAATACTTATCAAAGCTAATGGAGTACTAATTAACTAAAAATCAAGAAACAACTAATTAACACTAGCACTTAATTATTTTTGTCTTCCTTAGGgaaattttttttgttctttttctggACAATTGGATTAGTAGTACAAATTATAGCCCCATAATTCATAAAAGCGTGAAAATTTCTAAAAATTTTACAATACCACATCATCGATGACACCAACCTCCACAAGCCTGGGAACAAGACGACCACTCAAGTGAAGTGCCACGAGGCTCTCTAACCCACCGACACGTGCCCCTCCAATGAACACCGCCGGAGCCTCGCCGGAACCACCGGGAATAACGTCATCTCCGGCAGGTAGGGCGGCGATCTCGTCTTCCTCTAGCTCAATTACAGTAGGGTGAACACCTATAGCAGATAGCAATTTCTTCATGACGTGGCACATGCAACAAGACGAACGTGTGAAGATGACGACGGGGTTTTCCGAGGTGAGACGTTGAATTCTCATCTCTGTTGACTCAGCGACGTCGATGGCGAGAGGGGAGTTGGTGGTTGGGGTGAGTTCTAGCCGCACGCCGCCGTCCCCATAGAAGTTGTTGCCTCTCATGATGTAATTATGCTATGACAAACAAAGCAAGAAAAGTAAGAGAAAAGAAGAGTGGGAAGGAAGGATTTTTAGGGAGAGAGGGGGAAGGGAGAAGAGAGATTATATAAATGAGAAGGTGGCAATAATGTTACATCACAAAGTAACATACTACgtaagttatgctgtgtttatggggATTGCCACAACACCACCCATTCACCCTACTATAAGAGTGCGTGGGGTTGCCccgtgggtgggggggggggggggttatgtgAGAATCTCATATGACTCGCGAGAGGGGAAGTGAGAATGAGGTGCTAATTAGGGGACTAGACGACAAAAGAGAAAGATCTCAATGATCTAATATTTCTTGGCTTTTacattaccttttttttttttaattcaaggAGGAGGCTCTtattttaaacaatgtaaagttGAGTttcattagaattttttttttcatccggTATTCACATTAAAGTCTGATTAAATTTGGATTCTTACGTTGAAAGGTCTATTTCTGGAGGCAGCGCTCCCAATaggatttttttcattt carries:
- the LOC132635918 gene encoding glutaredoxin-C6-like gives rise to the protein MRGNNFYGDGGVRLELTPTTNSPLAIDVAESTEMRIQRLTSENPVVIFTRSSCCMCHVMKKLLSAIGVHPTVIELEEDEIAALPAGDDVIPGGSGEAPAVFIGGARVGGLESLVALHLSGRLVPRLVEVGVIDDVVL